CCTGATGGAGATACAATACACACACCTGTAAATACCTCGTGCTGACTACCTGAAAGAGATTGTAGCATCCGTACTGCTTCGGCCTCATCAGCTGGCTTTCCCAAAATTTGATTATTCGCAACAACAATTGTGTCAGCGCCAATTACAAAGGCAGCACTGTTTTGCTTAAAAACTGCACGGGCCTTACGTTCGGCTAATTCCATTACAACTTCTTCCGGTGGAAGCCCCGGATCAAAGCTTTCATCAACATCACTGCTTGAAATCGCGAATGATAAGCGGAGAGTTTCTAGAAGTTCTTTTCGCCGTGGAGAAGAAGAGGCTAATATGAGGTTTTGCATGTCATCACCTTACCTTTTTTGC
Above is a genomic segment from Neobacillus endophyticus containing:
- a CDS encoding Maf family protein codes for the protein MQNLILASSSPRRKELLETLRLSFAISSSDVDESFDPGLPPEEVVMELAERKARAVFKQNSAAFVIGADTIVVANNQILGKPADEAEAVRMLQSLSGSQHEVFTGVCIVSPSGCTRFFERTEVTFWELTEHEIRSYVKSGEPFDKAGAYGIQQLGSMLVKKINGDYFTVVGLPVSRTIRELQRLGFEQPNYIP